One window of Microcoleus vaginatus PCC 9802 genomic DNA carries:
- a CDS encoding XRE family transcriptional regulator yields MRECDKVQSSATGKSKLRESYQEAGLTIKKLADKTNISEDTIKRLLGTKPCPNGVERWQVTNIAKALGIEATDIVDPKDWNADNSLPPEFESLIAEKIKTFCGRQFVFKAFQDFIKENLCGYFTIIGDAGMGKSSIVAKYVSEHKYPCYFNILVEGRNRPELFLKSIRQQLIHRYELQNSADADLPTLLAKVAGKLPAGERLVIAVDALDEVEQEPGENLLHLPTTLPDNVYFLLTRRPYHLGKKRLSVSPGVAVKELDLRDDQYVNFNQDDIKEYILFVLNAESDYKDGLRKWIQERGIFDASFVEQLANKSENNFMYLRYVLPAIAKGDYNDLSLKQLPDGLQEYYQNHWVRMGLEDKPGQLMEIVLYILLEIGTPIDCEMIAGIAKEDKCDVEAVLDEWVEYLKQPNVDGEICYSIYHASFLDFLKAKRKMDSKRKLFQDVNQRIFEYFEREMA; encoded by the coding sequence ATGCGCGAATGCGATAAAGTTCAATCGAGTGCAACTGGAAAAAGTAAGCTCAGAGAATCATACCAAGAAGCTGGATTGACGATAAAAAAACTAGCTGATAAAACTAATATTTCCGAGGACACAATTAAGCGCTTACTCGGTACAAAACCATGTCCTAATGGTGTAGAAAGATGGCAAGTTACCAACATAGCTAAAGCATTAGGAATAGAAGCCACAGATATTGTTGACCCAAAAGATTGGAATGCCGACAATTCGCTGCCGCCAGAGTTTGAATCACTTATAGCAGAAAAAATTAAAACCTTTTGCGGCCGCCAATTTGTTTTTAAGGCTTTTCAGGACTTTATCAAGGAAAATCTTTGCGGTTATTTTACAATTATCGGGGATGCGGGAATGGGCAAAAGTTCCATTGTTGCCAAATACGTCTCCGAACATAAATATCCCTGCTATTTCAATATTCTCGTCGAAGGCCGCAACAGACCAGAATTGTTTTTGAAGAGCATTCGCCAGCAATTAATTCACCGCTATGAATTGCAAAATTCAGCAGATGCGGATTTACCGACGTTACTGGCAAAGGTGGCGGGAAAACTCCCTGCTGGCGAACGTTTGGTAATTGCAGTTGATGCACTGGATGAAGTCGAACAAGAACCGGGAGAAAATCTTTTACATTTACCGACAACTCTGCCAGATAACGTTTATTTCCTGCTGACTAGGCGACCTTATCACCTCGGTAAAAAGCGACTGTCTGTATCTCCGGGAGTTGCGGTCAAAGAATTAGATTTGAGAGATGACCAGTATGTCAATTTTAATCAAGATGATATCAAAGAGTATATTCTATTTGTTCTAAATGCCGAGTCTGACTATAAGGATGGACTGAGAAAGTGGATTCAAGAGCGGGGCATTTTCGATGCAAGTTTTGTAGAACAATTGGCAAATAAAAGCGAAAATAATTTTATGTATTTGCGCTATGTTTTGCCAGCAATTGCTAAGGGCGATTACAATGACTTAAGTTTAAAGCAATTGCCAGACGGCCTGCAAGAGTATTATCAAAACCACTGGGTGCGGATGGGGCTGGAAGATAAGCCTGGGCAATTGATGGAGATTGTCTTGTATATTTTGTTAGAGATTGGCACGCCGATTGACTGCGAGATGATTGCTGGAATTGCTAAGGAAGATAAATGCGACGTAGAAGCGGTTTTAGATGAGTGGGTGGAGTATTTGAAACAGCCGAATGTAGATGGAGAAATCTGCTACAGCATCTATCATGCTAGTTTCCTTGACTTTCTGAAAGCTAAACGGAAGATGGATTCAAAACGGAAGCTATTTCAAGACGTGAATCAGCGGATTTTTGAATACTTTGAAAGGGAGATGGCGTGA
- a CDS encoding WD40 repeat domain-containing protein, translating to MEESADKLVSKTPAFQTAYLGYSLQNLVKLGKLEKYYQRLTDFNFLMAKIQHPEFGVQALIDDFDLVDDSEALTHPEYDPQKAKALNLIQALLWMSADILERDKTQLAEQLWGRLVHSTTPQIQAMLEVAKQCKATPWFRPLTPCFTPPGRGLIRTLKGHTNSVNAVAVTADGKRAISCSDDNTLKVWDLTTGEEQFTLTGHSNSVNAVAVTADGKIVISGSDDNTLKVWDLTTGEEQFTLTGHSNSVNAVAVTADGKIVISGSDDETLKVWDLTTRKEKFTLTGHRRSVNVVAVTADGKQAISRSSDEIVLVKLKNDIYLNGDFEVVTSDVVTYDQDYNPPKFWDLTTGKELFSLKGHGGLVRNRVAVTADGKRAIFVADDNTLKIWDFTTEQELFSLEGHSRYVKAVVVTADGKRAISASDDNTLKVWDLTTREEVFLHKDHSKSVNAVAVTADGKRAISAADDNTLKIWDLTTGKELFSLEGHSRCVKAVAITSEGNRAISASDDNTIKVWNLTTQKELFTIQYLHFYRNWVEGLCHRFKFYVSSFIVSESLALWSGYNTVFGTANGKQAIFYSRDKTIKVLDLTTRKEQFTFTGHSSLPSAVVATADGKRVIFSSLDNTIKVWDLTIGEEQFTFKEHSDSVRRVAVTADGKRVIYGSDDNTLKVWDLSSGNVIASFTGESPIACCDVAADGVTIVAGDKSGRVYFLQLEGMEELT from the coding sequence ATGGAGGAATCTGCCGACAAATTAGTCTCGAAAACTCCTGCATTTCAAACTGCTTATCTGGGCTACTCACTGCAAAATTTGGTAAAGCTAGGAAAGTTAGAAAAGTATTATCAAAGGCTGACTGATTTTAACTTTCTGATGGCAAAGATTCAGCATCCTGAGTTTGGGGTGCAGGCACTTATTGATGATTTCGATTTGGTTGACGATTCAGAAGCATTAACTCACCCAGAGTACGATCCACAAAAAGCGAAAGCCCTGAACTTGATTCAAGCTTTACTGTGGATGTCAGCCGATATTTTGGAGCGAGATAAAACCCAACTGGCGGAGCAATTGTGGGGGCGCTTGGTACACTCGACAACACCACAAATTCAGGCAATGTTGGAGGTAGCAAAGCAGTGCAAAGCAACACCTTGGTTTCGTCCTTTGACACCCTGTTTCACTCCCCCTGGCAGGGGACTGATTCGCACACTTAAAGGTCACACCAACTCGGTAAATGCAGTAGCCGTCACTGCTGATGGCAAGCGGGCGATTTCTTGTTCAGATGACAACACCCTCAAAGTTTGGGATTTAACAACTGGAGAGGAACAGTTTACTCTTACTGGTCACAGCAACTCGGTAAATGCAGTAGCCGTCACTGCTGATGGCAAAATCGTAATTTCCGGTTCAGATGACAACACCCTCAAAGTTTGGGATTTAACAACTGGAGAGGAACAGTTTACTCTTACTGGTCACAGCAACTCGGTAAATGCAGTAGCCGTCACTGCTGATGGCAAAATCGTAATTTCCGGTTCAGATGACGAAACCCTCAAAGTTTGGGATTTAACAACTCGAAAGGAAAAGTTTACTCTTACTGGTCACAGGCGATCGGTAAATGTAGTAGCCGTCACTGCTGATGGAAAGCAGGCGATTTCTCGTTCATCTGACGAAATAGTTTTGGTCAAACTCAAAAATGACATCTACCTCAATGGTGACTTTGAAGTGGTAACTTCTGATGTGGTAACTTATGATCAGGATTATAACCCCCCTAAATTCTGGGATTTAACAACTGGAAAAGAACTGTTTTCTCTCAAAGGTCACGGCGGTTTGGTAAGAAATAGAGTAGCTGTCACTGCTGATGGCAAGCGGGCGATTTTTGTTGCGGATGATAATACCCTTAAAATCTGGGATTTCACAACTGAACAAGAACTGTTTTCTCTCGAAGGTCACAGCCGTTATGTAAAAGCAGTAGTCGTCACTGCTGATGGCAAGCGAGCAATTTCTGCTTCGGATGACAACACCCTTAAAGTCTGGGATTTAACCACTAGAGAAGAAGTGTTTCTTCACAAAGATCACAGCAAATCGGTAAACGCAGTAGCCGTCACTGCTGATGGCAAGCGAGCAATTTCTGCTGCGGATGATAATACCCTTAAAATCTGGGATTTAACAACTGGAAAAGAACTGTTTTCTCTCGAAGGTCACAGCCGTTGTGTAAAAGCAGTAGCCATCACTTCTGAGGGCAACCGGGCCATTTCTGCTTCGGATGACAACACCATCAAAGTTTGGAATTTAACAACTCAAAAGGAACTATTTACTATTCAATATCTTCACTTTTACAGAAATTGGGTAGAGGGATTATGCCATAGATTTAAATTTTATGTATCCTCCTTCATAGTTTCAGAGTCCTTGGCCTTATGGTCGGGATATAATACAGTATTCGGCACTGCTAATGGTAAGCAGGCGATTTTTTACTCACGAGACAAGACCATCAAAGTCTTGGATTTAACAACTCGAAAGGAACAGTTTACTTTCACAGGTCACAGCAGCTTGCCATCAGCAGTAGTCGCCACTGCGGATGGCAAGCGGGTGATTTTTAGTTCATTGGACAACACAATCAAAGTCTGGGATTTAACAATTGGAGAGGAACAGTTTACTTTCAAAGAGCACAGCGACTCGGTACGTAGAGTAGCCGTCACTGCTGATGGCAAGAGGGTAATTTATGGTTCAGATGACAATACTCTCAAAGTCTGGGATTTGTCGAGTGGAAATGTCATTGCTAGTTTCACGGGTGAAAGCCCGATAGCCTGTTGCGATGTGGCAGCCGATGGAGTGACAATTGTGGCCGGCGACAAATCCGGGCGCGTATATTTCCTGCAGCTAGAAGGGATGGAGGAACTAACATGA
- a CDS encoding ATP-binding protein translates to MNSSPLSTPISTDSYPKEFQQLLREKTENFAGRKFVFSAMSNFLDSHSRGYFTIVGTPGCGKSSILAQYVRAHPRSIYYNAAVEGKNRAEDFLASVCTQLIDKYLAANGETSEILKLKSQLQNLESDDGSWFLSLLLQQISDKLNDRQKLIIVIDSVDAIARTSQPPSSNLFYLPRYLGDRTYFILARRPFLREKSGLLIETPSQTLDLRDYPAQNREDALNYIQQYLSTAPDLTAPEFAQQLATLSENNFMYLSQMLPAINENSHPDANLGESSLVSELPPGLAAYYQNHWLRMRGDALLAIELSVLNVLVQSTASLSVSAISNIIDEDEYDVEKVLDNWIEFLNKQEIGGEICYSLYHNSFREWLGKQSILE, encoded by the coding sequence ATGAATTCATCACCTCTCTCAACTCCCATCTCTACCGATTCTTACCCAAAAGAATTTCAGCAACTCCTGCGAGAAAAAACCGAGAATTTTGCAGGGCGCAAGTTTGTTTTTTCTGCCATGTCCAACTTTCTGGACTCCCACAGCCGCGGTTATTTCACAATAGTCGGCACACCCGGCTGCGGCAAAAGTTCCATCCTCGCCCAATATGTCAGGGCCCATCCTCGCAGTATCTATTACAACGCTGCAGTTGAGGGCAAAAATCGAGCTGAAGATTTTCTCGCTTCTGTCTGCACTCAACTGATTGACAAATACCTTGCCGCCAATGGGGAAACATCCGAAATCCTCAAGCTAAAATCTCAACTTCAAAATCTCGAATCCGATGATGGGAGTTGGTTTCTGTCTTTGTTGCTTCAGCAAATTAGCGATAAATTAAACGATCGCCAAAAGTTGATAATAGTCATTGATTCTGTAGACGCGATCGCCCGCACGAGTCAGCCTCCCAGCTCAAATCTGTTTTATCTGCCGAGATATTTGGGCGATCGTACTTATTTTATCCTCGCCCGCCGCCCGTTTTTGAGAGAGAAATCCGGTTTGTTAATTGAAACGCCCTCTCAAACCCTCGATTTAAGAGATTATCCCGCCCAAAATCGGGAGGATGCCCTGAACTACATTCAGCAATACCTATCAACCGCACCAGATTTAACTGCACCCGAATTCGCCCAACAACTCGCAACTCTCAGCGAAAACAATTTTATGTATCTGAGTCAGATGTTACCTGCCATTAACGAGAATTCACACCCCGATGCTAATCTGGGGGAGTCCTCACTTGTCTCTGAACTTCCTCCCGGTTTAGCAGCGTATTATCAAAACCACTGGCTGCGGATGAGAGGTGATGCTTTATTAGCGATCGAGTTGTCTGTGCTGAATGTTTTGGTACAATCAACAGCAAGTTTATCTGTAAGTGCGATATCCAATATAATTGATGAGGATGAATACGATGTTGAAAAAGTGTTAGACAATTGGATCGAGTTCTTAAATAAACAAGAAATTGGAGGAGAAATTTGCTATAGTTTGTATCATAATAGTTTCCGCGAATGGCTGGGAAAACAATCTATTTTAGAATAA
- a CDS encoding HAD family hydrolase, protein MKRAVFLDRDGVLNIEAGYIHKVEDLHLIPGVAQAVRRLNDKQIFCCLVSNQSGPARGYYPVSHVEALHKRLCQLLEKEAGAKLDALYYCPYLSAAEGGTNPEFTRYTTWRKPNTGMLVAAAWEQDLDLRNSFMVGDKATDVDMAHNAGCTGILVQTGYGESVLSGEYQHHTKPDFIAANLAAAVEWILQHFD, encoded by the coding sequence ATGAAACGAGCAGTATTTCTTGACAGAGATGGCGTTCTCAATATCGAAGCGGGCTACATCCACAAAGTAGAAGATTTGCATTTAATCCCCGGCGTAGCCCAAGCTGTACGCCGTTTAAATGACAAACAAATATTTTGCTGTTTGGTTTCCAATCAATCCGGCCCGGCGAGGGGTTATTATCCGGTTAGCCACGTAGAAGCTTTGCACAAACGCCTGTGTCAGTTATTAGAAAAGGAAGCAGGAGCCAAGTTAGATGCTCTTTATTACTGTCCTTATTTAAGCGCAGCCGAAGGCGGAACCAACCCAGAATTCACGCGATATACAACGTGGCGAAAACCAAATACAGGGATGTTGGTAGCGGCGGCTTGGGAACAGGATTTAGATTTGCGAAATAGTTTTATGGTCGGGGATAAAGCGACTGATGTTGATATGGCTCACAATGCAGGCTGTACTGGTATTTTGGTGCAGACTGGTTACGGAGAAAGTGTGTTGAGTGGGGAGTATCAGCACCATACTAAACCGGATTTTATTGCAGCAAATTTAGCCGCAGCGGTGGAGTGGATTTTGCAACACTTTGATTAG
- a CDS encoding hybrid sensor histidine kinase/response regulator, translated as MNPIQILVVEDEVIVAQDIAGRLKKLGYVVTATVSSGEEAIQKAIEKPPDLVLMDIVLKGDMDGVTAAEKIRTHRNVPTVFLTAYADDKTLQRAKLTDPFGYIIKPFQQNDLRVAIEIAMHRHEIETKMRESLKAAEAARESVEEKSHRQNQYISMAAHELRNPLNAILISAELLDLDRTRSSDESQVRTLRLVHSATQKMNQLIDDMLFMGRAESGQLKCNPLPINLVEFCQDLLAQLQLGNEAKHKLTLIPSDVTSAMLDQQLLHGIISNLIVNAIKYSPNGGQVTLELECRRASEGDKEAIFGLCPQCLFPNSQFTNINSPLLILRIRDEGMGIPETEVGKIFEMFYRCKNTVKIKGNGLGLTIVKKAVELQGGAIACESKMGIGTTFTVALPYVALSCKTQRQTT; from the coding sequence ATGAACCCTATACAAATTTTAGTTGTAGAAGACGAAGTTATTGTAGCCCAAGACATAGCAGGTCGATTAAAAAAACTGGGATATGTAGTAACAGCTACAGTTTCTTCAGGAGAAGAAGCAATTCAAAAAGCTATAGAAAAGCCGCCAGATTTAGTATTGATGGACATCGTGCTTAAAGGTGACATGGACGGCGTAACAGCGGCAGAAAAAATCAGAACCCATAGGAATGTGCCGACTGTATTTCTAACAGCTTATGCCGATGATAAAACGCTGCAAAGAGCGAAACTTACAGATCCATTCGGTTATATTATCAAACCCTTTCAACAAAATGATTTGCGGGTGGCGATCGAGATTGCCATGCACAGACACGAAATCGAAACCAAGATGCGAGAATCTCTCAAAGCCGCGGAAGCAGCCAGAGAGTCGGTGGAAGAAAAATCGCACCGCCAAAACCAGTATATTTCAATGGCCGCTCACGAATTGCGGAACCCGCTCAACGCGATTTTAATTTCTGCGGAACTTCTGGATCTCGATCGAACTCGCAGCAGTGACGAATCCCAAGTTAGAACCCTGCGGCTGGTGCACTCAGCTACCCAGAAGATGAACCAGCTAATCGACGATATGCTGTTCATGGGTCGAGCAGAATCAGGCCAACTCAAATGCAATCCATTACCGATAAATTTAGTCGAATTTTGTCAAGACTTGCTCGCTCAATTGCAGTTAGGAAATGAAGCCAAGCACAAACTAACATTAATCCCGTCAGATGTTACCAGCGCGATGTTAGATCAACAATTGCTGCACGGCATCATTTCTAACTTAATCGTCAACGCCATCAAATATTCTCCCAACGGCGGGCAAGTCACCTTGGAATTGGAATGCCGTCGAGCAAGCGAAGGAGACAAAGAAGCTATTTTCGGCTTGTGTCCTCAGTGTTTGTTTCCCAATTCCCAATTTACAAATATTAACTCCCCTTTACTAATTCTGCGTATCCGAGACGAAGGTATGGGTATCCCAGAAACTGAAGTAGGGAAAATATTTGAAATGTTTTACCGCTGCAAAAATACGGTAAAGATTAAAGGTAACGGTTTGGGATTAACAATTGTTAAAAAAGCTGTGGAATTGCAAGGAGGGGCGATCGCCTGCGAAAGCAAAATGGGCATCGGTACAACCTTCACAGTCGCGCTTCCTTACGTAGCACTTTCCTGTAAGACTCAACGGCAAACAACTTAA
- a CDS encoding PAS domain S-box protein: MCIDLTGIDRPLETCEALVAEQKTKIRQLEEDLQQQRELCQKLEAQLKAVENAGFSGSVTELDSTEDDRLRLIASLEKSQEMYRILIKHYPNGSVLLFDRDLRYTLVDGQGLAAVGLSKELLEGKTLWEVSPPEDWQLFETKYRAALAGKENTFEYKYGNRVYSITVAPVENDREEIFAGMLVTQDITEKKQAEIALEEIKNQLEIKYQKRTEDLKTANDQLQKEILSRWRAEKALRESQEQLELFFSQSLDGFFFMMLDEPVHWDDTVDKEKVLDYIFANGRVTKANDALIAQYAGTREEFIGRTLYSFLSHDLTGSREIIRQFFEAGRIHIENENRKFDGVPVWVEGDYICIYDSHGRILGYFGVQRDISDRKKAEATLRDSEERFRATVEQAAVGITHPDETGRYLRVNQKFCEIVGYTASELLLRTWMDVTYPEDIDADLKQNKKLFAGEIDSFKMEKRLLHKDGHVVWVNITVSLIKEPLSGAIYNVVVTEDISDRKKTEAALKESEERFRQLAENIESVFWMVNVQPQEIIYISPGYEKIWGRSCADLYANGRFFADSLHPEDRERVIANLTRKIEYEGEIEYRIVRPDGKTCWIRDRAFPIKNQSGKVYRIVGLAVDITARKQAEKNIRESEERFRQLAENIQDSVWLMSADLTDLLYLSPAYEQIWGRSREELYADPLKMMEWVHPEDKLLLEEGMGRVLQGEFTNTEYRIFLPDGTIRWVCDRAFPIYDESGQIYRIAGICENISDRKFTEARIQAALREKEVLLKEIHHRVKNNMQIISSLLQLQAQYIEDEPTLALFEESQTRIHSMALIHEQLYQSENLDQIALSPYVENLVANLYQSFGCGNTSIQFNLKVDPIYLNIETAIPCGLIINELVSNSLKYAFVSSLEGEIAINFHEINFHQFHLTIQDNGRGFPADFDVENTETLGLRLVRMLAYQLEASIAIDSQRGTCYNLIFQELNYRQRI, from the coding sequence ATGTGTATTGATCTTACAGGGATCGATCGACCTCTCGAAACCTGCGAAGCATTAGTAGCAGAGCAAAAAACAAAAATTCGGCAACTTGAAGAGGATTTGCAGCAGCAGAGAGAATTGTGCCAGAAATTAGAAGCACAACTCAAAGCAGTCGAGAATGCTGGTTTTTCGGGTTCCGTAACTGAATTGGATAGCACCGAGGACGATCGCCTTCGGTTAATCGCATCTCTGGAAAAAAGCCAGGAAATGTACCGAATTCTCATCAAACATTATCCAAATGGCTCGGTGTTGTTGTTCGATCGCGATTTGCGCTATACTCTGGTTGACGGTCAAGGTTTGGCAGCAGTTGGTTTGTCTAAAGAACTGTTGGAAGGCAAAACCTTGTGGGAAGTATCCCCACCTGAAGATTGGCAACTTTTTGAGACTAAATATCGTGCCGCTTTGGCGGGAAAAGAGAATACTTTTGAATATAAATACGGAAATCGCGTTTATTCAATAACAGTTGCTCCCGTCGAAAATGACCGGGAAGAAATTTTTGCAGGAATGCTCGTTACTCAAGATATTACCGAAAAAAAACAGGCAGAAATAGCGCTGGAAGAAATCAAAAATCAGCTAGAAATTAAATATCAAAAGCGCACTGAAGACTTGAAAACAGCAAACGATCAATTGCAGAAAGAAATTCTCTCTCGCTGGCGCGCCGAAAAAGCTCTGCGGGAAAGCCAGGAACAGCTAGAATTGTTTTTCTCTCAATCTTTAGATGGTTTTTTCTTTATGATGCTGGACGAACCAGTGCACTGGGACGATACAGTTGACAAAGAAAAAGTCTTGGATTACATATTTGCTAACGGGCGGGTAACGAAAGCAAATGATGCTTTGATAGCTCAATATGCAGGTACTAGGGAAGAGTTTATTGGTCGGACGCTTTACTCTTTCTTGTCGCACGACTTGACTGGTAGCAGAGAGATAATCAGGCAATTTTTTGAGGCTGGCAGAATTCACATCGAAAATGAGAATCGCAAGTTTGACGGGGTTCCAGTTTGGGTGGAAGGCGACTATATTTGCATTTACGATTCCCACGGCAGAATCCTCGGGTATTTTGGCGTGCAGCGCGATATTAGCGATCGCAAAAAAGCAGAAGCAACCCTCAGAGATAGCGAAGAACGCTTTCGGGCAACCGTTGAACAAGCGGCAGTCGGCATTACCCACCCTGACGAAACAGGCCGCTATTTGCGAGTCAATCAAAAATTCTGCGAGATAGTGGGATATACTGCGAGCGAACTGCTGTTGCGAACTTGGATGGACGTTACTTACCCAGAAGATATAGATGCAGATTTAAAACAAAACAAGAAATTATTTGCCGGGGAAATTGACAGTTTTAAAATGGAAAAACGCTTGCTGCACAAAGACGGCCATGTAGTTTGGGTAAATATTACAGTATCGCTAATCAAAGAACCGCTGAGTGGGGCAATTTATAATGTAGTAGTGACAGAAGATATTAGCGATCGCAAAAAAACCGAAGCAGCGCTGAAAGAAAGCGAAGAAAGGTTCCGACAGCTAGCAGAAAACATTGAAAGCGTGTTTTGGATGGTAAACGTTCAACCCCAGGAAATTATTTATATCAGTCCGGGTTACGAAAAAATTTGGGGCAGAAGCTGCGCTGATTTGTATGCTAACGGGCGCTTTTTTGCAGATTCCCTCCATCCAGAAGATCGCGAGCGGGTTATTGCTAATTTAACTAGAAAAATTGAGTATGAAGGTGAGATAGAATATCGAATTGTCAGGCCAGACGGCAAAACCTGCTGGATTCGTGATCGGGCTTTTCCGATTAAAAATCAATCTGGTAAAGTTTACCGGATCGTGGGCCTTGCAGTAGATATTACCGCACGCAAACAGGCAGAAAAAAACATCCGCGAAAGTGAAGAACGCTTCCGCCAACTAGCAGAAAATATCCAAGATTCCGTCTGGCTAATGTCTGCGGATCTCACCGATTTATTGTATCTGAGTCCCGCTTACGAACAAATCTGGGGGCGCAGTCGCGAAGAACTCTATGCTGATCCCTTAAAAATGATGGAGTGGGTGCATCCAGAAGATAAACTCCTGTTGGAAGAGGGAATGGGGCGAGTGTTGCAGGGCGAGTTTACCAATACCGAATATCGGATTTTTCTGCCAGACGGCACAATTCGCTGGGTGTGCGATCGAGCTTTTCCCATTTACGACGAATCGGGCCAAATTTACCGCATCGCGGGTATTTGCGAAAATATCAGCGATCGCAAATTTACCGAGGCCCGCATCCAAGCAGCACTCCGCGAAAAAGAAGTATTGCTCAAAGAAATTCACCACCGAGTCAAAAATAATATGCAGATAATTTCTAGCCTGCTGCAACTTCAAGCTCAATACATTGAAGACGAACCGACGCTAGCTTTATTTGAAGAAAGCCAGACCCGCATCCATTCAATGGCTCTGATTCACGAGCAACTTTATCAATCCGAAAATCTCGATCAGATCGCCCTGTCCCCCTACGTCGAAAATTTGGTGGCTAATCTGTATCAATCTTTTGGTTGTGGCAACACTTCCATCCAATTTAACCTCAAAGTTGACCCCATTTATTTAAACATAGAAACAGCAATTCCGTGTGGCTTAATTATTAACGAACTGGTTTCTAACTCTTTAAAATATGCCTTTGTCTCAAGTTTAGAGGGTGAAATAGCAATTAATTTCCATGAAATAAATTTCCACCAATTTCATTTAACTATTCAAGATAACGGTCGCGGATTTCCGGCGGATTTTGACGTGGAAAATACTGAAACATTAGGATTGCGATTAGTGAGAATGTTGGCTTACCAATTAGAGGCGAGTATTGCCATTGACAGTCAGCGTGGAACCTGCTACAATCTGATTTTCCAAGAGTTAAATTATCGGCAGCGTATTTAA
- a CDS encoding Xaa-Pro aminopeptidase, whose amino-acid sequence MTNPTEYRQRREQLMAKIGSGTAIFRSAPAAVMHNDVEYAYRQDSDFFYLTGFNEAAAVAVLAPHHEEHKFVLFVQPKDLEKETWHGYRAGVEGAKELYGADEAFPIAELAEKLPKYLEKADRIYYHFGRDRSFDQTVLNHWQRLMATYPKRGTGPTAIEDSNIILHPMRLVKSETELALMRKAANISVAAHNRAQEFAKPGRYEYEIQAEIEHTFGLNGCTPAYPSIVASGYNSCVLHYIENNRQMQENDLLLIDAGCACGYYNADITRTFPVSGKFTAEQQIIYDLVLQAQLQAISQIYPGNPYSKIHETAVCVLVEGLMDLKLLVGDIEEIIKEEKYKPFYMHRTGHWLGLDVHDVGVYQYGENPQVLQAGQVLTVEPGIYISPYIKPVEGQPEVPEKWRGIGVRIEDDVLVTFDSHEVLTAGVPK is encoded by the coding sequence ATGACAAACCCCACCGAATATCGGCAAAGACGCGAACAGTTAATGGCAAAAATTGGCAGCGGGACGGCGATATTTCGCAGCGCCCCCGCTGCCGTCATGCACAACGATGTAGAATACGCATACAGACAAGATAGCGATTTTTTCTACTTGACCGGTTTCAACGAAGCTGCGGCGGTAGCAGTGCTCGCGCCACACCACGAAGAACACAAATTTGTTTTGTTTGTGCAGCCAAAAGACTTAGAAAAAGAAACTTGGCATGGTTATCGCGCCGGAGTAGAAGGGGCTAAAGAACTTTACGGTGCCGATGAAGCTTTCCCCATTGCGGAACTTGCGGAAAAACTGCCGAAATATTTAGAAAAAGCCGATCGCATATACTATCACTTCGGGCGCGATCGTAGTTTCGACCAAACAGTCCTCAATCACTGGCAGCGCTTGATGGCAACCTACCCGAAACGCGGTACAGGCCCCACAGCAATCGAAGATTCCAACATCATTTTACACCCGATGCGGCTGGTGAAAAGCGAAACTGAATTAGCATTAATGCGAAAAGCGGCTAATATTTCAGTTGCAGCGCACAACCGCGCCCAAGAATTCGCCAAACCGGGCAGGTACGAATATGAAATTCAAGCTGAAATAGAACATACTTTTGGCTTAAATGGCTGCACTCCGGCTTACCCTTCAATTGTTGCATCCGGTTACAATTCCTGCGTCCTCCACTACATCGAAAACAACCGGCAAATGCAGGAAAACGATTTATTGCTAATAGATGCCGGTTGTGCTTGCGGGTACTACAACGCCGATATTACTCGCACCTTTCCTGTTAGCGGCAAATTTACAGCCGAACAACAGATAATTTATGACTTAGTGTTGCAAGCACAATTGCAGGCAATTAGTCAAATATATCCAGGAAATCCTTACAGCAAAATTCACGAAACGGCAGTGTGCGTTTTGGTGGAAGGTTTAATGGATTTAAAACTTTTGGTGGGGGACATTGAAGAGATAATTAAAGAAGAGAAATACAAGCCATTTTATATGCACCGCACTGGTCATTGGCTGGGACTGGATGTGCACGATGTCGGCGTTTATCAGTACGGCGAAAATCCGCAAGTTTTGCAGGCCGGACAAGTGCTGACGGTGGAACCGGGGATTTATATTTCTCCTTATATTAAACCGGTTGAAGGACAGCCGGAGGTTCCTGAAAAATGGCGCGGTATTGGCGTGAGAATTGAAGATGATGTTTTGGTGACATTTGACAGCCATGAAGTCTTGACGGCGGGAGTTCCTAAATGA